The following are encoded together in the Nocardioides thalensis genome:
- a CDS encoding methyltransferase domain-containing protein, with product MQQHWPHPPVTAHRRPVTEEESRLANGADWDRYADEYQATHGEYLGDAGFLWGPEGLTEAEAGVLGPVAGRDVLEVGSGAGQCSRWIRGRGGRSIGLDLSHRQLQHSRRIDEETGVAVPSVRGTATHLPFRDDSFDVVFCSFGALQFVADIEDAVAETARVLREGGRFAFSITHPTRWMFPDDPTSEGLTATQSYWDRTPYVEVDDSTGATAYAEHHRTLGDWVGILAGAGFRITTLLEPEWPERNERLWGGWSRVRGRLTPGTAIFGADLEPR from the coding sequence GTGCAACAGCACTGGCCGCACCCGCCCGTCACCGCCCATCGTCGCCCGGTCACCGAGGAGGAGTCCCGCCTGGCCAACGGGGCCGACTGGGACCGGTACGCCGACGAGTACCAGGCCACCCACGGCGAGTACCTCGGCGACGCCGGGTTCCTGTGGGGTCCCGAGGGCCTGACCGAGGCCGAGGCGGGCGTGCTGGGGCCGGTGGCGGGCCGGGACGTGCTGGAGGTCGGGTCGGGCGCCGGCCAGTGCTCCCGCTGGATCCGCGGCCGCGGCGGCCGGTCGATCGGGCTCGACCTCTCCCACCGCCAGCTCCAGCACTCGCGCCGCATCGACGAGGAGACGGGCGTGGCGGTGCCGTCGGTGAGGGGCACGGCGACGCACCTGCCCTTCCGCGACGACAGCTTCGACGTCGTCTTCTGCTCCTTCGGGGCGCTCCAGTTCGTCGCCGACATCGAGGACGCGGTGGCCGAGACCGCCCGGGTGCTGCGGGAGGGCGGCCGGTTCGCGTTCTCCATCACCCACCCGACCCGGTGGATGTTCCCCGACGACCCGACCAGCGAGGGCCTCACGGCGACCCAGTCGTACTGGGACCGGACGCCGTACGTCGAGGTGGACGACAGCACCGGAGCGACCGCCTACGCCGAGCACCACCGCACCCTCGGCGACTGGGTCGGGATCCTCGCGGGCGCCGGCTTCCGGATCACCACCCTCCTCGAGCCCGAGTGGCCCGAGCGCAACGAGCGGCTCTGGGGCGGCTGGTCGCGGGTCCGCGGCCGGCTCACGCCGGGAACGGCGATCTTCGGCGCCGACCTCGAGCCGCGCTGA